One Deinococcus sp. LM3 genomic region harbors:
- the efp gene encoding elongation factor P produces MISVTELRNGTKVEMDGGLWECLDYSHLKMGRGGAKVVTKFRNMESGAIVDRTFNSGEKLQDIYVEGKTMQYLYKDGEDFMFMDMDTFEQVTLPPSLVGDAAKFMKENTEIEVAMYGEKALSITLPNQVILKIVETDPGLRGDTASGGTKPAKLETGAVVQVPLFVEQDTMVKVDTRTGAYLSRA; encoded by the coding sequence ATGATCAGCGTTACTGAACTGCGCAACGGCACGAAAGTGGAGATGGACGGCGGCCTGTGGGAATGCCTGGATTACTCGCACCTGAAGATGGGTCGCGGCGGCGCGAAGGTCGTCACGAAGTTCCGCAACATGGAGTCCGGCGCGATCGTGGACCGCACCTTCAACAGCGGCGAGAAACTGCAGGACATCTACGTGGAAGGCAAGACCATGCAGTACCTGTACAAGGACGGCGAGGACTTCATGTTCATGGACATGGACACCTTCGAGCAGGTGACGCTGCCGCCCTCGCTGGTCGGTGACGCCGCGAAGTTCATGAAGGAGAACACCGAGATTGAGGTCGCCATGTACGGCGAGAAGGCCCTGAGCATCACCCTGCCCAACCAGGTGATCCTGAAGATCGTGGAGACCGATCCCGGTCTGCGCGGCGACACGGCCTCCGGCGGCACCAAGCCCGCCAAGCTGGAAACCGGCGCCGTGGTGCAGGTTCCGCTGTTCGTGGAGCAGGACACGATGGTCAAGGTCGACACCCGGACCGGCGCCTACCTCAGCCGCGCCTGA
- the sufD gene encoding Fe-S cluster assembly protein SufD: MTKFNDQLAQVQGPEWLTAKRKESLELFTTLDVPQESVEAWKYTRVDVDFDALRPHGKRDVVTDVSALPQSVQDRLTGTDVGAFLVLDGPDVVYRTELPAELTAKGVIFTDLKTAVEQHADKVQQYLYSVVPAEVPDDTTIAAPGTTPSKSPDPSEGKFSALAAALWTNGAFVYVPRGVEVELPLGSFRVMSDAGTYTATRTLVVAEENAQVTFIDEQDSEALPGTYAIGAVELVVKDAARVRYVSIQNWGEGVTHIQRQRGDVGRDATLNSLVVTMGGTLSRTEMQSYLRGQGSNSEMLALYFANKDQHFDHYTLQHHAAPNAYSDLLYKGVNNDASVGVFSGMIKVDLGAQKTDAYQKHRTLMLSSDARNFSVPQLEINANDVRCSHGSTTSPVDQEALFFLRSRGIAREVAEKMLVTAFLEDVLGRVPLKSVVKYIEGIIAKKVGAA, translated from the coding sequence ATGACCAAATTCAATGATCAACTGGCGCAGGTGCAGGGGCCGGAGTGGCTGACTGCGAAGCGTAAGGAAAGCCTGGAGCTGTTCACGACGCTGGACGTGCCGCAGGAGAGCGTGGAGGCGTGGAAGTACACGCGCGTGGACGTGGATTTCGACGCGCTGCGCCCGCACGGGAAGCGTGACGTGGTGACGGACGTGTCGGCGCTGCCGCAGAGCGTGCAGGACCGCCTGACCGGGACGGACGTGGGTGCGTTCCTGGTGCTGGACGGGCCGGACGTGGTGTACCGTACGGAACTTCCGGCGGAGCTGACGGCGAAGGGCGTGATTTTCACGGACCTGAAGACGGCCGTGGAGCAGCACGCAGATAAAGTGCAGCAGTACCTGTACTCCGTGGTGCCGGCGGAGGTGCCGGACGATACGACGATTGCCGCGCCGGGCACGACGCCCAGCAAGAGCCCGGACCCCAGTGAGGGTAAGTTCAGTGCGCTGGCGGCGGCCCTGTGGACGAACGGTGCGTTCGTGTACGTGCCGCGCGGCGTGGAGGTCGAACTGCCCCTGGGTTCCTTCCGCGTGATGAGTGACGCCGGGACGTACACCGCGACCCGCACGCTGGTCGTGGCCGAGGAGAACGCGCAGGTGACGTTCATCGACGAGCAGGACAGCGAGGCGCTGCCCGGCACGTACGCGATCGGCGCGGTGGAACTGGTCGTGAAGGACGCCGCGCGCGTCCGGTACGTCAGCATCCAGAACTGGGGCGAGGGTGTCACGCACATCCAGCGGCAGCGTGGGGACGTGGGCCGCGACGCGACCCTGAACTCACTGGTCGTCACGATGGGCGGCACCCTGAGCCGCACCGAGATGCAGTCCTACCTGCGTGGGCAGGGGTCGAACAGCGAGATGCTGGCCCTGTACTTCGCGAACAAGGATCAGCACTTCGATCACTACACCCTGCAACACCACGCCGCGCCGAACGCGTACAGCGACCTGCTGTACAAGGGCGTGAACAACGACGCCTCCGTCGGCGTGTTCAGCGGCATGATCAAGGTGGACCTGGGCGCGCAGAAGACCGACGCGTACCAGAAGCACCGCACCCTGATGCTGAGCAGCGACGCGCGGAACTTCAGCGTGCCGCAGCTGGAAATCAACGCGAACGACGTGCGGTGCAGCCACGGCAGCACCACCAGCCCGGTGGATCAGGAGGCGCTGTTCTTCCTGCGTTCGCGCGGCATTGCCCGCGAGGTGGCCGAGAAGATGCTGGTCACCGCGTTCCTAGAGGACGTGCTGGGCCGCGTGCCGCTGAAGAGCGTCGTGAAGTACATCGAGGGCATCATTGCCAAGAAGGTCGGCGCGGCCTAA
- a CDS encoding aminopeptidase, whose protein sequence is MRRAAWAAGLLLAGVALSGCADVRYLTQAAGGQLDLLRRARPVEAALADPATPTEVRRKLRLASEVRAFAVAPEAAGGLGLPDHGSFLKFVDVGRPFVVWNVFSAPEFSVTLDTSCFPVAGCVGYRGYFSEAAARAYAQERRAAGRDVSVGGVSAYSTLGYLNDPVLSTMLAYPDATLIRTVIHELAHPALYVPGDTVFNESYATAVEEEGMRRWLAAHGTPELREQDRLAQERQSGFEALLLGARAQLEALYARPDLTGQRRREGKAAVLADLNARYATLRAAWGEYAGYDAYFARGVNNASLGAVAAYAAMVPDFQALLARVDGHLPAFTESARVCAQRPQTERAACLRGS, encoded by the coding sequence ATGAGGCGGGCGGCGTGGGCGGCGGGTCTGCTGCTGGCGGGGGTGGCCCTGAGCGGGTGCGCGGACGTGCGGTACCTGACGCAGGCGGCGGGCGGGCAGCTGGACCTGCTGCGGCGGGCGCGGCCGGTCGAGGCGGCCCTGGCGGACCCGGCCACGCCCACGGAGGTGCGGCGCAAGTTGCGGCTGGCGTCGGAGGTGCGGGCCTTCGCGGTGGCCCCCGAGGCGGCGGGTGGGCTGGGCCTGCCGGATCACGGGTCTTTCCTGAAGTTCGTGGATGTGGGCCGGCCGTTCGTGGTGTGGAACGTCTTTTCCGCGCCGGAGTTCAGCGTGACGCTGGACACGTCGTGTTTCCCGGTGGCGGGCTGCGTGGGGTACCGGGGGTACTTCAGCGAGGCGGCCGCGCGGGCGTACGCGCAGGAGCGGCGCGCGGCGGGCCGGGACGTGAGCGTGGGCGGCGTGAGTGCGTACTCCACGCTGGGGTACCTGAACGACCCGGTGCTGTCCACCATGCTGGCGTACCCGGACGCGACCCTGATCCGCACGGTGATTCACGAACTGGCGCACCCGGCCCTGTACGTGCCGGGCGACACGGTGTTCAACGAGTCGTACGCCACGGCGGTCGAGGAGGAGGGAATGCGGCGCTGGCTGGCCGCGCACGGCACGCCGGAGCTGCGCGAGCAGGACCGGTTGGCGCAGGAGCGGCAGTCGGGCTTCGAGGCGCTGCTGCTCGGCGCCCGCGCGCAGCTGGAGGCGCTGTACGCCCGTCCGGACCTGACCGGGCAGCGGCGGCGGGAGGGAAAGGCGGCGGTCCTGGCGGACCTGAACGCCCGGTACGCCACGCTGAGGGCCGCGTGGGGCGAGTACGCGGGGTACGACGCCTACTTCGCGCGCGGCGTGAACAACGCCTCGCTGGGCGCGGTGGCGGCGTACGCGGCGATGGTGCCGGACTTCCAGGCGTTGCTGGCGCGGGTGGACGGGCACCTCCCGGCATTCACCGAGAGCGCGCGGGTGTGCGCGCAGAGGCCACAGACGGAACGGGCGGCGTGCCTGCGCGGTTCCTGA
- a CDS encoding 50S ribosomal protein L25/general stress protein Ctc: MELNAKPRKSQEKLAEGMIPAVAYNKENNVSFAIDRKAFDRAFRTQSTTGLFDITVEGGQTFPALVKTVQMDKRKRTPIHVDFYMVTYGEPVEVNVPVHTTGKSQGVVMGGLLDIVVHNLAVIAPGPRRIPQELVVDVTKLAIGDHVTAGQIKLPEGVKLAGDADQVVISVLPPRLSDGEAAAETQAAQVAGMVASGEISEEAAAAVLEGETSLEEVKGDDTTEA, from the coding sequence ATGGAACTGAACGCCAAACCCCGCAAGAGCCAGGAGAAACTGGCCGAAGGCATGATCCCCGCCGTCGCCTACAACAAGGAGAACAACGTCTCCTTCGCCATCGACCGCAAGGCCTTCGACCGCGCCTTCCGCACCCAGAGCACCACCGGCCTGTTCGACATCACCGTCGAGGGCGGCCAGACCTTCCCCGCGCTGGTCAAGACCGTGCAGATGGACAAGCGCAAGCGCACCCCCATCCACGTCGACTTCTACATGGTCACCTACGGTGAACCCGTCGAAGTGAACGTGCCCGTGCACACCACCGGCAAGAGCCAGGGCGTCGTCATGGGCGGCCTGCTCGACATCGTCGTGCACAACCTCGCCGTGATCGCCCCCGGCCCCCGCCGCATCCCCCAGGAACTCGTCGTCGACGTGACCAAGCTCGCCATCGGCGACCACGTCACCGCCGGCCAGATCAAACTCCCGGAAGGCGTGAAGCTCGCCGGTGACGCCGACCAGGTCGTCATCAGCGTGCTGCCCCCCCGCCTCAGCGACGGCGAAGCGGCCGCCGAAACCCAGGCCGCCCAGGTCGCCGGCATGGTCGCCAGCGGCGAGATCAGCGAGGAAGCCGCCGCCGCCGTTCTGGAAGGCGAAACCAGCCTCGAAGAAGTCAAGGGCGACGACACCACCGAAGCCTGA
- a CDS encoding tetratricopeptide repeat protein, translating into MKHLPRLTLTLLLAGALVLPGAGATLVSPPQAAQVDRSVQVAAKLLTPDEVIVLMNAGRLTDAETAARAASAAHPESARSLLLLARIQARQGRLPEARAALSRAQALPQWNEQELGVPFETPGRIEQVMRRDPTAARGLLADVLLAEGDDPKAYYLLAMTEALARQWDASRAALARARALSPELGFADPESLASLERALQQNQPPVLDGPALAPSPWRYAWVAVGVLLAWGAAVGFRALRRYLQAERVRRERRVTEVTERTTALQAQLDELLRQARQQTGPEAQPFLARLTYLNSQLKQWRQEGLDDLATAAMIQVRYDHLHAAVQTEETFAAYMAEQQAREAQEANALAVRARPGHQGPSSLRSGERSSWSSGRSRSSRDNSGGSKW; encoded by the coding sequence GTGAAGCACCTGCCCCGGCTCACCCTGACTCTCCTGCTCGCGGGTGCCCTCGTGCTGCCCGGCGCCGGGGCGACCCTGGTGTCACCGCCACAGGCCGCGCAGGTGGACCGGAGCGTTCAGGTGGCCGCGAAGCTGCTCACGCCGGACGAGGTGATCGTCCTGATGAACGCGGGCCGCCTGACCGACGCGGAAACCGCCGCCCGCGCCGCCTCGGCTGCCCACCCGGAATCCGCGCGGTCCCTGCTGCTGCTGGCCCGCATTCAGGCGCGGCAGGGGAGACTCCCGGAGGCCCGCGCCGCCCTGAGCCGCGCCCAGGCGCTACCGCAGTGGAACGAGCAGGAACTCGGCGTGCCCTTCGAGACGCCCGGCCGTATAGAGCAGGTCATGCGGCGCGACCCGACCGCCGCGCGGGGCCTGCTGGCCGACGTGCTGCTGGCCGAGGGGGACGACCCCAAGGCGTACTACCTGCTGGCCATGACCGAGGCCCTCGCCCGGCAGTGGGACGCCTCACGCGCCGCGCTGGCCCGGGCACGCGCCCTGTCACCCGAGCTGGGATTCGCGGATCCGGAGTCGCTGGCCTCACTGGAACGGGCCCTGCAGCAGAACCAGCCCCCTGTTCTGGACGGCCCGGCGCTGGCCCCATCGCCGTGGCGGTACGCGTGGGTGGCGGTGGGCGTCCTTCTCGCCTGGGGAGCGGCCGTCGGATTCCGCGCACTCAGGCGGTACCTTCAGGCGGAACGCGTCCGGCGCGAGCGGCGCGTCACGGAAGTCACCGAACGCACGACCGCTTTACAGGCACAGCTGGATGAGTTGCTCCGGCAGGCCCGGCAGCAGACCGGACCGGAGGCGCAGCCCTTCCTGGCCCGCCTGACCTACCTGAACAGTCAGCTGAAGCAGTGGCGGCAGGAAGGCCTGGACGACCTCGCCACCGCCGCCATGATTCAGGTCCGCTACGACCACCTGCACGCCGCCGTGCAGACCGAGGAAACCTTCGCTGCCTACATGGCCGAGCAGCAGGCGCGCGAGGCGCAGGAAGCCAACGCCCTGGCCGTCAGGGCCCGCCCCGGTCACCAGGGTCCGTCCAGCCTGCGCAGCGGTGAACGCAGCAGCTGGAGTAGCGGCCGCAGTCGCTCCAGCCGTGACAACTCCGGCGGCAGCAAGTGGTGA
- the sufB gene encoding Fe-S cluster assembly protein SufB: MTINPEVNEINKEYEYGWSNPERYAVKAPKGLRRDVVEMISKAKDEPQWMLDFRLKALDIFYSKPMPTWGADLSGLDLDEIYYYIKPEGANARSWDDVPDDVKQTFERLGIPEAERAALAGVGAQYESEMVYHNLKEEWEKLGVVFLSIEDGLKEYPELFREHFATIVPPEDNKFAAINSAVWSGGSFVYVPKGVKVDIPLQTYFRINAESSGQFERTLIIIDEGAQAHYIEGCTAPAYSSDSFHSGVIEIVVKEGARFRYSTIQNWSHNVYNLVTQRAAVYGNGVMEWVDGNLGSKVTMKYPACYLLEEGARGEVLSIAMAGRGQHQDAGAKIVHFAPNTSGTIVSKSISKDSGRSSYRGLVKIYEGAKGSQTNVECDALLLDDEARTDTYPYIEIEEKDARVGHEATVSKINDDQILYLQSRGLSEDEAAGLIVRGFIEPIAKELPLEYAVELNRLIELEMEGSVG, encoded by the coding sequence CAACAAAGAGTACGAGTACGGCTGGAGCAACCCCGAACGCTACGCCGTGAAGGCCCCCAAGGGCCTGCGCCGCGACGTGGTCGAGATGATCAGCAAAGCCAAGGACGAACCCCAGTGGATGCTGGACTTCCGCCTGAAGGCGCTGGACATCTTCTACTCCAAGCCCATGCCCACCTGGGGCGCGGACCTGAGTGGCCTGGACCTCGACGAGATCTACTACTACATCAAACCCGAGGGTGCGAACGCCCGCTCGTGGGATGACGTGCCGGACGACGTGAAGCAGACCTTCGAGCGTCTGGGCATTCCCGAAGCCGAGCGCGCCGCGCTGGCCGGTGTGGGCGCCCAGTACGAGAGCGAGATGGTGTACCACAACCTGAAAGAGGAGTGGGAGAAGCTGGGCGTGGTGTTCCTGAGCATCGAGGACGGCCTGAAGGAGTACCCGGAGCTGTTCCGTGAGCACTTCGCCACCATCGTGCCGCCCGAGGACAACAAGTTCGCGGCCATCAACTCCGCCGTGTGGTCGGGCGGCTCGTTCGTGTACGTGCCCAAGGGCGTCAAGGTGGACATCCCCCTCCAGACGTACTTCCGCATCAACGCCGAGAGCAGCGGCCAGTTCGAGCGCACCCTGATCATCATCGACGAGGGCGCGCAGGCCCACTACATCGAGGGCTGCACCGCCCCCGCTTACAGCAGCGACTCCTTCCACTCCGGCGTGATCGAGATCGTCGTGAAGGAAGGCGCCCGCTTCCGGTACAGCACCATCCAGAACTGGAGCCACAACGTCTATAACCTCGTCACCCAGCGTGCCGCCGTGTACGGCAACGGCGTCATGGAGTGGGTGGACGGCAACCTGGGCAGCAAGGTCACCATGAAGTACCCCGCCTGCTACCTCCTCGAAGAAGGCGCGCGCGGCGAGGTGCTGAGCATCGCCATGGCCGGTCGCGGCCAGCACCAGGATGCCGGCGCGAAGATCGTGCACTTCGCCCCGAACACCAGCGGCACCATCGTGTCCAAGAGCATCAGCAAGGACAGCGGCCGCAGCTCCTACCGTGGCCTCGTCAAGATCTACGAGGGTGCCAAAGGCAGCCAGACGAACGTGGAATGCGACGCCCTGCTCCTCGACGACGAGGCCCGCACCGACACCTACCCCTACATCGAGATCGAAGAGAAGGACGCCCGCGTCGGCCACGAAGCGACCGTCTCCAAGATCAACGACGACCAGATCCTGTACCTCCAGAGCCGCGGCCTGTCAGAAGACGAGGCAGCTGGCCTGATCGTGCGCGGCTTCATCGAACCCATCGCGAAGGAACTCCCGCTGGAGTACGCCGTGGAACTGAACCGCCTGATCGAACTGGAAATGGAAGGTTCGGTCGGTTGA